One region of Micromonospora ureilytica genomic DNA includes:
- a CDS encoding alkaline phosphatase D family protein → MPAAHLLIGPLLRRVVDTRATIWVETAAPAVVTVRTAGGATGTAPTFSAYDHHYALVVVEGLDPDSETTYEVLVDDEVVWPVPSSGFPPSVIRTRAADDRDQPVNLIFGSCRETTQHATTRKLPPDALDAYARRLMADPESNPLPDLLVLLGDQVYADVTSPTVRRLLRRRRRRPKGAPADQVVSFDEYTKLYLESWRDPEIRWLLSTVPSVMIFDDHEIIDDWNTSAAWRAEVREQPWWQERIGSGLASYWVYQHLGNLSPDEIVADPVFAKVAAAEDATSVLREFGHRVDQESDLAHDTERWRSVQYQWSYALDLGRTRLVMLDNRCSRVLEPNSRAMLPPGEWAWFLDQAHGVYDHLVVGASLPWLLPQGIHHIEAWNEKLADSRRPWVARGAEKLRRALDLEHWAAFRRSFEALAETFARIGTGTPRQSGARIGAGPAYAPPASISVLSGDVHHSYVARARFADPAVVTPVHQLTCSPIHNQVPAGIRPLMRLGWSPGPAGATRALARSAGVRRPGVRWRKLAGPYFGNAVATLTHQGRGADVVIEGTTKDGHLRPVMRRRLSGGGEPAAP, encoded by the coding sequence ATGCCCGCCGCACACCTCCTCATCGGCCCACTGCTGCGGCGAGTGGTGGACACCCGGGCGACGATCTGGGTGGAGACGGCGGCGCCCGCCGTGGTCACCGTCCGCACCGCGGGCGGCGCCACCGGCACCGCGCCCACCTTCTCGGCGTACGACCACCACTACGCCCTCGTCGTGGTGGAGGGGCTTGACCCGGACAGCGAGACCACCTACGAGGTGCTGGTCGACGACGAGGTCGTCTGGCCGGTGCCGAGCAGCGGGTTCCCGCCGAGCGTGATCCGCACCCGGGCCGCCGACGATCGGGACCAGCCGGTCAATCTGATCTTCGGCTCGTGCCGGGAGACCACCCAGCACGCCACCACCCGCAAGCTGCCGCCGGACGCGCTCGACGCGTACGCCCGGCGGTTGATGGCCGACCCCGAGTCGAATCCGCTGCCCGACCTGCTGGTCCTGCTCGGTGACCAGGTCTACGCCGACGTCACCTCGCCCACCGTGCGCCGGCTGCTGCGTCGACGGCGGCGGCGGCCGAAGGGCGCTCCGGCCGACCAGGTGGTGAGCTTCGACGAGTACACAAAGCTCTACCTGGAGTCCTGGCGTGATCCGGAGATCCGCTGGCTGCTCTCCACCGTGCCGAGCGTGATGATCTTCGACGATCACGAGATCATCGACGACTGGAACACCTCGGCGGCGTGGCGAGCCGAGGTGCGCGAGCAGCCGTGGTGGCAGGAGCGGATCGGCAGTGGGCTCGCCTCGTACTGGGTCTACCAGCACCTGGGCAACCTCTCCCCCGACGAGATCGTCGCCGATCCGGTCTTCGCGAAGGTCGCCGCCGCCGAGGACGCCACAAGCGTGCTGCGCGAGTTCGGCCACCGGGTCGACCAGGAGTCCGACCTGGCGCACGACACCGAGCGCTGGCGCTCGGTGCAATATCAGTGGAGCTACGCACTGGATCTGGGCCGGACCCGGCTGGTCATGCTGGACAACAGGTGCAGCCGGGTGCTCGAGCCCAACAGCCGGGCGATGCTGCCGCCCGGCGAGTGGGCCTGGTTCCTCGACCAGGCGCACGGGGTCTACGACCACCTGGTGGTGGGCGCCTCGCTGCCCTGGCTGCTGCCGCAGGGCATCCACCACATCGAGGCGTGGAACGAGAAGCTGGCGGACTCACGCCGACCGTGGGTGGCGCGCGGGGCGGAGAAGCTGCGCCGTGCCCTGGACCTGGAGCACTGGGCGGCGTTCCGGCGTTCCTTCGAGGCCCTCGCGGAGACGTTCGCCCGCATCGGCACCGGCACACCACGGCAGTCCGGCGCACGGATCGGGGCCGGCCCCGCGTACGCCCCGCCGGCGTCGATCAGCGTGCTCTCCGGTGACGTGCACCACTCGTACGTGGCGCGGGCCCGGTTCGCCGACCCGGCGGTGGTCACCCCGGTGCACCAGCTCACGTGTTCGCCGATCCACAACCAGGTGCCGGCGGGCATCCGTCCGCTGATGCGGCTGGGCTGGTCGCCCGGTCCGGCAGGGGCGACCCGGGCGCTGGCCCGTTCGGCGGGCGTACGCCGGCCGGGGGTGCGGTGGCGCAAGCTGGCCGGCCCGTACTTCGGTAACGCGGTCGCCACCCTGACCCATCAGGGGCGCGGGGCCGACGTGGTCATCGAGGGCACCACCAAGGACGGCCATCTACGCCCGGTGATGCGGCGCCGACTTTCCGGTGGCGGCGAGCCGGCCGCGCCGTAG
- a CDS encoding MarR family winged helix-turn-helix transcriptional regulator has translation MDEHLPEPIRAVEHELTALLRRGRAVSWEIAREVHPNLEPNTYGLLLWLRRSGSIRLTELAARLGVGKGTLSRQINALEVLGLVHRDPDPSDRRAAQISLTDEGQRRFDVARAARLGEFLRALDGWPERDVEEFARLLGRFNDSWQ, from the coding sequence GTGGATGAGCACCTGCCGGAGCCGATCCGGGCGGTCGAGCACGAGTTGACCGCTCTGCTGCGTCGTGGCCGGGCGGTCTCCTGGGAGATCGCCCGGGAGGTGCACCCGAACCTGGAGCCGAACACCTACGGGTTGCTGCTCTGGTTGCGCCGTAGCGGGTCGATCCGGTTGACCGAGTTGGCGGCGCGGCTGGGCGTGGGCAAGGGGACGCTGAGTCGGCAGATCAACGCCCTGGAAGTCCTCGGCCTGGTGCACCGCGACCCCGATCCGAGTGACCGGCGGGCCGCGCAGATCAGCCTCACCGACGAGGGGCAGCGCCGCTTCGACGTGGCCCGCGCGGCCCGGCTGGGCGAGTTCCTGCGCGCCCTGGACGGCTGGCCGGAGCGGGACGTCGAGGAGTTCGCCCGGCTGCTCGGCCGGTTCAACGACTCCTGGCAGTAG
- a CDS encoding MDR family MFS transporter gives MSQATAPPQATAVTMTHRQILEALSGLLLGLFVAILSSTVISNALPRIITELHGGQSAYTWVVTSALLATTATTPIWGKMADLTSKKTLVQLALGIYVLGSVLAGLAQGTGELIACRVLQGVGAGGLTALAQVIMATMIAPRERGRYSGYLGAVMAVGTIGGPLIGGVIVDTSWLGWRWCFYVGVPFAILALIVLQKTLHLPVVKRKAQIDWWGATLITAAVSVLLIWVSLAGDQFAWASWQSAVMVVGALVLGALAIRVETRAAEPMIPPRLFRNRTITLAVVASIAVGVGMFGASIFLGQYFQISRGQSPTMSGLMTLPMILGLLVASTVIGRVISKTGRWKRYLVIGSALLTIGFALMGTLRADTSFTLLSVYMLLIGVGLGMTMQNLVLAVQNTVGPHELGAASSVVAFFRSLGGAIGVSALGAVLAHKVKDYTADGLAQLGIPASSSGSGGALPDVHTLPGPLRAVVEGAYGHGAGDIFLAAAPFALIALIAVTFIKEVPLRQHNGNPVSDEVERESTVAAGAGAPVIRTGEQR, from the coding sequence ATGAGCCAGGCGACAGCGCCTCCCCAGGCGACCGCCGTGACCATGACCCACCGGCAGATCCTGGAAGCACTCTCCGGCCTGCTGCTGGGTCTGTTCGTCGCGATCCTCTCCTCCACGGTCATCTCGAACGCGCTGCCGCGGATCATCACCGAACTGCACGGCGGCCAGTCCGCGTACACCTGGGTGGTGACCTCGGCCCTGCTCGCCACCACCGCGACCACCCCCATCTGGGGCAAGATGGCCGACCTGACCAGCAAGAAGACCCTGGTCCAGCTGGCCCTGGGGATCTACGTGCTCGGCTCGGTGCTGGCCGGCCTCGCCCAGGGCACCGGTGAGCTGATCGCCTGCCGGGTGCTCCAGGGCGTCGGCGCCGGCGGTCTCACCGCGCTGGCCCAGGTGATCATGGCTACGATGATCGCGCCCCGCGAGCGCGGCCGCTACAGCGGCTACCTCGGCGCGGTGATGGCCGTCGGCACCATCGGCGGCCCGCTGATCGGCGGCGTGATCGTGGACACCTCCTGGCTCGGCTGGCGCTGGTGCTTCTACGTCGGCGTGCCCTTCGCCATCCTCGCGCTGATCGTGCTCCAGAAGACCCTGCACCTCCCGGTGGTCAAGCGGAAGGCCCAGATCGACTGGTGGGGCGCCACCCTGATCACCGCGGCCGTCTCGGTGCTGCTGATCTGGGTCTCGCTCGCTGGCGACCAGTTCGCCTGGGCCTCCTGGCAGAGCGCCGTCATGGTCGTCGGCGCGCTGGTCCTCGGCGCGCTCGCGATCCGGGTCGAGACCCGGGCCGCCGAGCCGATGATCCCGCCGCGACTGTTCCGCAACCGCACCATCACCCTCGCCGTCGTCGCCAGCATCGCGGTCGGCGTGGGCATGTTCGGCGCGTCGATCTTCCTGGGCCAGTACTTCCAGATCAGCCGCGGGCAGAGCCCGACGATGTCCGGTCTGATGACCCTGCCGATGATCCTCGGCCTGCTGGTCGCCTCCACTGTCATCGGGCGGGTCATCAGCAAGACCGGCCGCTGGAAGCGGTACCTGGTGATCGGGTCCGCGCTGCTCACCATCGGCTTCGCGCTGATGGGCACCCTCCGCGCCGACACCAGCTTCACACTGCTCAGCGTCTACATGCTGCTGATCGGCGTCGGCCTGGGCATGACCATGCAGAACCTGGTCCTCGCCGTGCAGAACACCGTCGGCCCGCACGAGCTCGGCGCGGCCAGCTCGGTGGTGGCGTTCTTCCGCAGCCTGGGTGGCGCGATCGGCGTCTCCGCCCTCGGCGCGGTGCTCGCCCACAAGGTCAAGGACTACACCGCCGACGGGCTGGCCCAGCTCGGTATCCCGGCGTCCAGCTCCGGCAGCGGCGGCGCCCTGCCCGACGTGCACACCCTCCCCGGCCCGCTGCGGGCGGTGGTCGAGGGCGCGTACGGCCACGGCGCCGGTGACATCTTCCTGGCCGCCGCCCCGTTCGCGCTGATCGCGCTGATCGCGGTGACCTTCATCAAGGAGGTGCCGCTGCGCCAGCACAACGGCAACCCGGTTTCCGACGAGGTCGAGCGGGAATCGACAGTCGCCGCCGGCGCTGGCGCACCCGTGATCCGTACCGGCGAGCAGAGGTGA
- a CDS encoding universal stress protein: protein MGVGAPDREEYGPRTRPLPFERGTDGPRVIMVGVDGTRTSERAGSYAAGLARRQSAALVVVFVSSPSGLTALVPGMDAGAVQRTHDELADELRRECRRGAEQWGIPVTLLVRRGDAYGELCAAADEFQADMVVVGASEQAGHRLVGSVATRLVRAGRWPVVVVP from the coding sequence ATGGGCGTGGGAGCACCGGACCGCGAGGAGTACGGTCCCCGGACCCGACCGCTGCCCTTCGAGCGCGGCACGGACGGGCCTCGGGTGATCATGGTGGGCGTCGACGGCACCCGTACCTCCGAGCGGGCCGGCTCCTACGCCGCGGGCCTGGCCCGTCGGCAGAGCGCCGCTCTGGTGGTGGTCTTCGTCAGCTCGCCGAGCGGGCTGACCGCCCTCGTGCCCGGCATGGATGCCGGCGCGGTCCAGCGCACCCACGACGAGTTGGCCGACGAGCTGCGCCGGGAGTGCCGGCGCGGGGCCGAACAGTGGGGCATTCCGGTGACCCTGCTGGTGCGGCGCGGCGACGCGTACGGCGAGCTGTGCGCGGCGGCCGACGAGTTCCAGGCCGACATGGTGGTGGTCGGGGCCTCCGAGCAGGCCGGGCACCGGCTGGTCGGCTCGGTCGCCACCCGGCTGGTCCGCGCCGGCCGCTGGCCCGTCGTCGTGGTGCCCTGA
- a CDS encoding DinB family protein, producing MTWTAPEITRTPEPYVGDERTMLDGWLDYHRQTLLLKCAGLTEEQLRTPSVEPSGLTLLGLVRHLAEVEAWWFRENFAGEPVDYPYFTPETPDADHDVSAADAEADFAIFHREVALAREAAAGHSLDETFTEVGAKKRTFNLRWVYVHMIEEYARHNGHADLIRERIDGVTGE from the coding sequence ATGACGTGGACCGCACCGGAGATCACCCGGACCCCCGAACCGTACGTCGGCGACGAGCGCACCATGCTCGACGGCTGGCTCGACTACCACCGACAGACACTGCTGCTCAAGTGCGCCGGCCTGACCGAGGAGCAGTTGCGGACACCCAGCGTGGAACCGTCCGGGCTGACGCTGCTCGGCCTGGTCCGACACCTGGCCGAGGTCGAGGCCTGGTGGTTCCGGGAGAACTTCGCCGGCGAGCCTGTCGACTACCCGTACTTCACCCCGGAGACCCCGGACGCCGACCACGACGTCAGCGCCGCCGACGCCGAGGCGGACTTCGCCATCTTCCACCGCGAGGTGGCGCTGGCCCGGGAGGCCGCCGCCGGCCACTCGCTCGACGAGACGTTCACCGAGGTCGGCGCGAAGAAGCGCACCTTCAACCTGCGCTGGGTGTACGTGCACATGATCGAGGAGTACGCCCGGCACAACGGGCACGCCGACCTGATCCGGGAACGCATCGACGGCGTCACCGGCGAGTGA
- a CDS encoding HAD-IA family hydrolase has translation MARERATALLLDFDGVLRRWDPAVAAGVEREYGLSEGVLGEIAMQWGRLQPVLTGQVSHAEWVSSVADALAEPAGGPDRARAAVEQWQRYRGEVDTEVLDFVREARAAGITVGLGTNATDLLDADLAALGLVGELDVVVNSSTVGVHKPAPEYFQAACVALATPPARVLFVDDEDWAVRGARAAGLSAHRWGGHADLRYLRAALNY, from the coding sequence GTGGCTCGGGAACGCGCGACGGCGCTCCTGCTGGACTTCGACGGCGTACTGCGCCGGTGGGATCCGGCGGTGGCTGCCGGTGTCGAGCGGGAGTACGGCCTGTCCGAGGGGGTGCTCGGCGAGATCGCCATGCAGTGGGGCCGGCTTCAGCCGGTGCTCACCGGCCAGGTCAGCCACGCCGAGTGGGTGAGCAGCGTGGCCGACGCGCTCGCCGAGCCGGCCGGCGGCCCGGACCGGGCCCGCGCGGCGGTGGAGCAGTGGCAGCGCTACCGGGGTGAGGTGGACACCGAGGTGCTCGACTTCGTCCGGGAGGCGCGCGCGGCCGGGATCACTGTCGGTCTGGGCACCAACGCCACCGACCTGCTCGACGCCGACCTGGCCGCCCTCGGCCTGGTCGGCGAGCTGGACGTGGTGGTCAACTCCTCGACGGTCGGCGTGCACAAGCCCGCCCCGGAATACTTCCAGGCCGCCTGCGTGGCCCTGGCCACCCCGCCGGCCCGGGTCCTCTTCGTCGACGACGAGGACTGGGCCGTGCGGGGTGCCCGCGCCGCCGGGCTGTCGGCGCACCGCTGGGGCGGCCACGCCGACCTCCGTTACCTGCGGGCCGCCCTGAACTACTGA
- the smc gene encoding chromosome segregation protein SMC, translating to MYLKSLTVKGFKSFASATTLKLEPGITCVVGPNGSGKSNVVDAIAWVLGEQGAKALRGGKMEDVIFAGTAGRAPLGRAEVTLTIDNTDGALPIEYTEVSITRRMFRSGESEYEINGNTCRLLDIQELLSDSGIGREMHIIVGQGRLDGMLHAKPEDRRAFIEEAAGVLKHRKRKEKALRKLDAMQVNLNRLTDLTAELRRQLKPLGRQAEVARRAAAIQANLRDARLRLLADDLATLRTTLDREIADETALRERREQIEGEHAEVQGRLGELEAALAEDAPLLAAAQDTWYKLSALQERFRSIEQLARERLRHLSATGDDERPGRDPEQLEAEAERVREQEEELRGALTDDQIRLAEAVERRQELERQLAAAERELVAAAKAIADRREGMARLTGQVNSARARTTSAGEEIERLAIAHADALGRAEQAQADLDAVAAQSTEADRDNADLDARHDEAVAVQERAQATVRSLADAERAAEKDAATWKAREEALALGLRRKDGAGALLARAGDVPGLLGSLAGLLTVAPGHEAALAAALGGLADAVAVSGVDEAVEAMRLLKISDAGRAGLLVGSPAGPGMTGSADALRPKLPDDARWAPDLVECGAELRPAVHRALRDVALVDDLAAAAELVASNPELRAVTPDGDVVGAYAAAGGSAKAPSYIEVQAAVEEARANRLTAERAGLELRDQLVEARAEVAAAKETVQHAAAEKREAESHRNAASRRLAELGAAARSAKAETDRLGDSRSRAEAARQRDLTALAELEERLRLAEETPVDAEPSTEERDQLAAMVPQARQNEMEVRLAVRTAEERVSSIAGRADSLARQATAERAARERAAARRAARARGAGIARSVAGGAREALTRLTTSIATAEEHRDAVALERAAREAELQEVRGAAKRLGAELERLTSQVHRDEVARAEQRLRIEQLEAKAAEDFGLDVETLVAEYGPAQPVPPTPVDVAAAERDGLPVPEPVRYERPVQEKRAAKAERELTLLGKVNPLALEEFAALEERFKFLSEQLEDLKATRRDLLTVVKDVDERILEVFASAFEDTAREFEQVFTVLFPGGEGRLILTEPDDLLTTGVEVEARPPGKKIKRLSLLSGGERSLTAVAMLVAIFRARPSPFYIMDEVEAALDDVNLGRLILLLAQLREKSQLIVITHQKRTMEIADALYGVTMRSGVTQVISQRLNRADEDDQRHGRGEENG from the coding sequence GTGTATCTCAAGAGCCTGACGGTGAAGGGGTTCAAGTCCTTCGCCTCCGCCACGACGTTGAAGCTGGAGCCGGGGATCACCTGTGTGGTGGGCCCGAACGGCTCGGGCAAGTCCAACGTCGTCGACGCCATCGCCTGGGTCCTCGGCGAGCAGGGCGCCAAGGCCCTGCGTGGCGGCAAGATGGAGGACGTCATCTTCGCCGGCACCGCCGGCCGGGCGCCGCTGGGTCGCGCCGAGGTCACCCTCACCATCGACAACACCGACGGCGCGCTGCCGATCGAGTACACCGAGGTCTCCATCACCCGCCGGATGTTCCGCTCCGGCGAGAGCGAGTACGAGATCAACGGCAACACCTGCCGGTTGCTCGACATCCAGGAGCTGCTGTCCGACTCCGGCATCGGCCGGGAGATGCACATCATCGTCGGGCAGGGCCGCCTCGACGGGATGCTGCACGCCAAGCCGGAGGACCGCCGGGCGTTCATCGAGGAGGCGGCCGGCGTCCTCAAGCACCGCAAGCGCAAGGAAAAGGCGCTGCGCAAGCTCGACGCGATGCAGGTGAACCTCAATCGCTTGACCGACCTCACGGCCGAGCTGCGCCGTCAGCTCAAGCCGCTGGGCCGGCAGGCCGAGGTGGCCCGACGGGCCGCCGCCATCCAGGCCAACCTGCGCGACGCCCGGTTGCGCCTGCTCGCCGACGACCTGGCCACCCTGCGGACCACCCTCGACCGGGAGATCGCCGACGAGACCGCGCTGCGTGAGCGGCGCGAGCAGATCGAGGGTGAGCACGCCGAGGTGCAGGGCCGGCTCGGCGAGTTGGAGGCCGCCCTCGCGGAGGACGCGCCGCTGCTCGCCGCCGCCCAGGACACCTGGTACAAGCTGTCCGCCCTCCAGGAACGCTTCCGCTCGATCGAGCAGTTGGCCCGGGAACGGCTCCGGCACCTCAGCGCCACCGGCGACGACGAGCGACCCGGCCGGGACCCGGAGCAGCTGGAGGCCGAGGCGGAACGCGTCCGCGAGCAGGAGGAGGAGCTACGCGGCGCGCTCACCGACGACCAGATCCGACTGGCCGAGGCGGTCGAGCGCCGGCAGGAGCTGGAGCGGCAGCTGGCCGCCGCCGAGCGCGAACTGGTCGCCGCGGCCAAGGCCATCGCCGACCGGCGGGAGGGGATGGCCCGGCTCACCGGGCAGGTCAACTCCGCCCGGGCCCGAACCACAAGCGCCGGCGAGGAGATCGAACGCCTCGCGATCGCGCACGCCGACGCGCTGGGCCGCGCCGAGCAGGCGCAGGCCGACCTGGACGCGGTCGCCGCCCAGTCCACCGAGGCCGACCGGGACAACGCGGACCTGGACGCCCGGCACGACGAAGCGGTCGCCGTGCAGGAACGGGCCCAGGCCACCGTCCGATCGCTGGCCGACGCCGAGCGGGCGGCGGAGAAGGACGCCGCTACCTGGAAGGCCCGCGAGGAGGCGCTCGCCCTGGGGCTGCGCCGCAAGGACGGCGCCGGGGCGCTGCTCGCCCGCGCCGGGGACGTCCCCGGCCTGCTCGGCAGCCTCGCCGGGCTGCTCACCGTCGCGCCGGGCCACGAGGCCGCGCTGGCCGCCGCGCTCGGCGGCCTCGCCGACGCGGTCGCCGTCAGCGGGGTGGACGAGGCCGTCGAGGCGATGCGGCTGCTGAAGATCTCCGACGCCGGCCGGGCCGGCCTGCTGGTCGGCAGCCCGGCGGGGCCCGGCATGACCGGCTCCGCGGACGCGCTGCGCCCGAAGCTGCCGGACGACGCCCGGTGGGCGCCCGACCTGGTGGAGTGCGGCGCCGAGCTGCGGCCGGCGGTGCACAGGGCCCTGCGGGACGTGGCGCTCGTCGATGATCTCGCCGCCGCCGCCGAGCTGGTCGCCAGCAACCCCGAGCTGCGGGCGGTCACCCCCGACGGTGACGTGGTCGGGGCGTACGCGGCGGCGGGCGGGTCGGCCAAGGCTCCCAGCTACATCGAGGTGCAGGCCGCCGTCGAGGAGGCCCGCGCCAACCGGCTCACCGCCGAACGCGCCGGCCTGGAGCTACGTGATCAGTTGGTCGAGGCGCGCGCCGAGGTGGCCGCCGCCAAGGAGACCGTGCAGCACGCCGCCGCCGAGAAGCGCGAAGCGGAGAGCCACCGCAACGCCGCCTCTCGCCGGCTGGCCGAGCTGGGCGCGGCGGCCCGGTCCGCGAAGGCCGAGACGGACCGGCTCGGCGACTCCCGCTCCCGCGCCGAGGCTGCCCGGCAACGCGACCTCACCGCCCTCGCCGAGCTGGAGGAGCGGCTGCGGTTGGCCGAGGAGACCCCGGTCGACGCCGAGCCGTCCACCGAGGAACGGGACCAACTGGCGGCGATGGTGCCGCAGGCCCGGCAGAACGAGATGGAGGTCCGGCTCGCCGTGCGTACCGCCGAGGAGCGGGTCTCCTCGATCGCCGGCCGCGCCGACTCGCTCGCCCGGCAGGCCACCGCGGAGCGGGCCGCCCGGGAGCGCGCGGCGGCCCGGCGGGCCGCCCGCGCCCGAGGCGCGGGCATCGCCCGGTCCGTCGCCGGTGGCGCCCGGGAGGCGCTGACCCGGTTGACCACCTCGATCGCGACGGCCGAGGAGCACCGCGACGCGGTCGCCCTGGAGCGCGCCGCGCGGGAGGCAGAGCTTCAGGAGGTACGCGGGGCAGCCAAGCGGCTCGGTGCCGAGCTGGAGCGGCTGACCAGCCAGGTGCACCGCGACGAGGTGGCCCGCGCGGAGCAGCGGCTGCGCATCGAGCAGTTGGAGGCGAAGGCCGCCGAGGACTTCGGGCTGGACGTGGAGACGCTGGTGGCCGAGTACGGCCCGGCTCAGCCCGTTCCGCCGACCCCTGTCGACGTCGCGGCGGCCGAACGTGACGGTCTGCCGGTGCCCGAGCCGGTGCGTTACGAGCGGCCGGTGCAGGAGAAGCGGGCCGCGAAGGCGGAACGTGAACTCACCCTGCTCGGCAAGGTCAACCCGCTCGCGCTGGAGGAGTTCGCCGCGCTGGAGGAGCGTTTCAAGTTCCTCTCCGAGCAGTTGGAGGACCTCAAGGCCACCCGTCGGGACCTGCTCACCGTGGTCAAGGACGTGGACGAGCGGATCCTGGAGGTCTTCGCCAGCGCCTTCGAGGACACCGCCCGGGAGTTCGAGCAGGTGTTCACGGTGTTGTTCCCCGGCGGCGAGGGGCGGCTCATCCTCACCGAACCGGACGACCTGCTCACCACAGGTGTCGAGGTGGAGGCCCGCCCACCGGGCAAGAAGATCAAGCGGCTGTCGCTGCTCTCCGGTGGCGAGCGGTCGCTGACCGCGGTGGCCATGCTGGTGGCGATCTTCCGTGCCCGACCCAGCCCGTTCTACATCATGGACGAGGTGGAGGCGGCCCTGGACGACGTCAACCTGGGCCGGCTGATCCTGTTGCTGGCACAGTTGCGCGAGAAGAGCCAGCTGATCGTCATCACGCACCAGAAGCGGACGATGGAGATCGCCGACGCGCTCTACGGCGTGACCATGCGCAGCGGGGTCACCCAGGTGATCAGCCAACGGCTCAACCGGGCCGACGAGGACGACCAGCGGCACGGCCGCGGCGAGGAGAACGGGTAG
- a CDS encoding CAP domain-containing protein, with protein sequence MYGWTDPMDPNGAPRRAEGPTDEPAWLHDRPEPRSAYLFGDEPGQPGDEWHREQPTGGLQSEPATPAEPADAHTAAWPAYQPEGEAGGWGDSRPAQDSTGRRAETPGGWHTDTDPETTDGWRGAAETGRSGEGRHRSPRRWRRPLMIGGAAAAATLVVSFGVGALTLPGGDDGAAQPTAVDDSFAASAVPTDEPVLDTLAAPSESAVPSPASPSPSPSKVIKPTPASSRSTAASRRSVERSSAPSNTGSSTGSNGSSGSVSAQAQEVVDLVNAERAKAGCKALSIDDKLMTAAQRHSQDQADHQNMSHTGSDGSNAGTRLDRAGYTWRTYGENVAWNQKNPAAVMDAWMNSSGHRANILNCAFTEIGVGIANSNGPYWTQVFAAPR encoded by the coding sequence GTGTACGGCTGGACCGATCCGATGGACCCGAACGGCGCCCCCCGGCGCGCCGAGGGACCGACCGACGAGCCGGCCTGGCTGCATGACCGCCCGGAGCCCCGCTCGGCATACCTGTTCGGCGACGAGCCCGGTCAGCCGGGCGACGAGTGGCACCGGGAACAGCCCACCGGCGGCCTCCAGTCGGAACCGGCGACCCCCGCCGAGCCGGCCGACGCCCACACCGCAGCCTGGCCGGCGTACCAGCCGGAAGGCGAGGCCGGCGGCTGGGGCGACAGCCGCCCGGCGCAGGACAGCACCGGCCGGCGCGCCGAGACGCCCGGTGGCTGGCACACCGACACCGACCCGGAGACCACCGACGGCTGGCGCGGCGCCGCCGAGACCGGGCGGTCCGGCGAGGGACGGCACCGCTCCCCACGCCGCTGGCGCCGGCCGCTGATGATCGGGGGCGCGGCCGCGGCCGCCACCCTCGTGGTGAGCTTCGGCGTCGGCGCGCTCACCCTGCCCGGCGGTGACGACGGTGCCGCCCAGCCGACGGCCGTCGACGACTCCTTCGCCGCGTCGGCCGTGCCGACCGACGAGCCGGTGCTGGACACCCTCGCCGCGCCCTCGGAGTCCGCCGTCCCCAGCCCGGCGTCCCCGAGCCCGTCGCCGAGCAAGGTCATCAAGCCCACGCCGGCGTCGTCGCGGAGCACCGCCGCCTCGCGCCGCAGCGTCGAGCGCAGCAGCGCGCCCAGCAACACCGGCAGCTCCACCGGTTCCAACGGCTCCAGCGGCTCCGTCAGCGCCCAGGCCCAGGAGGTGGTGGACCTGGTCAACGCCGAGCGGGCCAAGGCCGGCTGCAAGGCGCTGAGCATCGACGACAAGCTGATGACGGCCGCCCAGCGGCACAGCCAGGACCAGGCCGACCACCAGAACATGTCACACACCGGCAGCGACGGCAGCAACGCCGGCACCCGGCTGGACCGGGCCGGCTACACCTGGCGCACGTACGGCGAGAACGTGGCCTGGAACCAGAAGAACCCGGCCGCGGTGATGGACGCCTGGATGAACAGCTCCGGCCACCGGGCCAACATCCTGAACTGCGCGTTCACCGAGATCGGCGTCGGCATCGCCAACAGCAACGGACCGTACTGGACGCAGGTCTTCGCGGCGCCGCGCTGA